The following proteins come from a genomic window of Alicyclobacillus dauci:
- a CDS encoding DUF4179 domain-containing protein, producing the protein MMDKLDEQLKMSKQHVMTHTLELSQPLGFSTNTPKQPRRRKFAFLGLGAISAALLCGFGLPLIHVGKNFNLLSSQNNVSEVRIPVLQGYGEKVNQSVTSHGITLRIVNIYADPLRFEYDMIESFGKNAPSHPVIVDSDIHMTLNGNKTLYNFSGGDFQRTDAGGFAGTVFMPMMNVVPFTPLPANFTLDVHVSQIGNVEGNWNFSIPVSQAKMLNHSNVLSPHLAQTVGNKTFTIQDVTLAPDQTIIQATLSEPNQAKPEFPNNVFVPGEIGKILVTDSTGHLLTKNSVASNVFDRGLVGSPSSTIEDGKRIYHMTIAADKPSNSSTALHITPIVEGTTMALSLNGKFPVVMGRGSNKITVTGIQFLSDKTLVDITMNNETYDGQHMTEFSMTHKVPSAIVGTLASSVRVTNATKHQMVVTFPKMDSHQAYTIQAQRLNPLSQFAITVPLK; encoded by the coding sequence ATGATGGATAAACTGGACGAGCAACTGAAAATGAGCAAACAGCACGTCATGACGCATACTCTTGAATTGTCCCAACCACTTGGCTTCAGCACGAACACTCCGAAACAACCGAGACGCCGCAAGTTTGCATTTCTCGGCCTCGGTGCCATCAGCGCGGCCTTGCTCTGCGGATTTGGGTTGCCGTTGATCCACGTCGGAAAGAATTTCAATTTATTATCTAGTCAAAACAACGTGAGTGAAGTTCGAATTCCCGTGCTTCAGGGATATGGCGAAAAAGTGAACCAAAGCGTAACAAGTCACGGCATCACACTTCGTATTGTGAATATCTACGCAGATCCTCTGAGATTTGAGTACGATATGATCGAGTCGTTCGGCAAAAACGCGCCCAGTCATCCCGTAATTGTGGACAGCGATATCCATATGACATTGAACGGCAATAAAACACTGTACAACTTTTCCGGTGGCGACTTTCAACGTACTGACGCAGGCGGTTTCGCGGGCACGGTTTTCATGCCAATGATGAACGTTGTGCCGTTCACGCCGCTCCCCGCGAACTTCACGCTTGATGTGCATGTAAGTCAGATTGGCAACGTGGAAGGTAATTGGAACTTTTCGATCCCGGTGTCTCAAGCGAAAATGCTGAACCACTCGAACGTGCTTTCTCCGCATCTAGCGCAAACCGTAGGCAATAAGACATTTACGATACAGGACGTCACTCTCGCACCTGACCAAACGATTATTCAAGCCACCCTATCTGAACCAAATCAAGCAAAACCGGAATTCCCAAACAACGTGTTCGTTCCTGGAGAAATAGGTAAAATTCTCGTGACAGATTCAACGGGACATTTGCTGACCAAGAACAGCGTTGCGAGCAATGTGTTCGATAGGGGACTAGTTGGTAGCCCCAGCTCAACCATTGAAGATGGAAAGCGAATCTACCATATGACCATCGCAGCGGATAAACCGTCAAACAGTAGTACTGCGCTTCACATTACGCCGATTGTCGAGGGGACGACGATGGCTTTATCGTTGAATGGAAAGTTTCCAGTAGTCATGGGACGCGGATCGAACAAGATTACAGTGACGGGGATTCAATTCTTGTCGGATAAAACACTTGTCGATATCACCATGAACAACGAAACATACGACGGGCAACACATGACAGAGTTCAGCATGACACACAAAGTGCCAAGTGCCATCGTAGGAACCTTGGCGTCGTCTGTACGAGTTACCAATGCGACAAAACACCAGATGGTCGTCACTTTTCCCAAAATGGATTCACACCAGGCATACACCATACAGGCTCAGCGCCTGAATCCCCTGTCGCAATTCGCGATTACCGTTCCGCTCAAGTGA
- a CDS encoding RNA polymerase sigma factor, protein MNIHFRPADQLTLYQQTGHLTFNDSNEVISRVRGLVERHQNWLIHLASSYLGNIQSAEDCVQDVFLTALTKLDWRLSDTAVRNWLATCTVNRAKSILRSANVRRLTLMNGDDLANFGPTTDDTYASLDESGVLGHVMALPIKYREVIVLRYYHDLSMTDIAHILRISENTVKTRLRRGKKRLRQTLTHAGGDL, encoded by the coding sequence ATGAACATTCATTTCCGTCCCGCCGATCAGTTAACGCTATATCAGCAAACAGGTCACTTGACATTCAATGATTCAAACGAAGTTATAAGTCGGGTTCGCGGACTGGTCGAGCGCCACCAGAACTGGCTGATCCATTTAGCGTCATCATATCTGGGCAATATTCAAAGCGCTGAAGACTGTGTGCAAGACGTATTCCTTACGGCTCTGACAAAACTTGACTGGCGGTTGTCCGATACTGCCGTGCGCAACTGGCTTGCCACCTGCACGGTCAACCGCGCCAAAAGCATCCTCCGTTCCGCTAACGTTCGAAGACTGACCTTAATGAACGGTGACGATCTCGCGAACTTTGGCCCGACCACAGACGACACATATGCATCGCTGGATGAATCGGGCGTATTAGGGCATGTCATGGCTTTGCCTATTAAATATCGAGAAGTCATCGTGTTGCGTTATTATCACGATTTATCGATGACAGATATCGCGCACATCCTGAGAATTTCGGAAAACACCGTGAAGACGAGACTGAGAAGAGGCAAGAAACGGCTTCGTCAAACGCTGACACATGCCGGAGGCGATTTATGA
- a CDS encoding DinB family protein, with protein MPTDWREMIWGQFGASIDMLENAVLACPEGVWSASSEKPRWKERDVAGFWYVVYHTLFWLDRYLTNPPTDFIPRAPFTLDELDPAGILPERVYSKDEMLQYLQECREKCHDTIMSLNDEDVREPCGLDWLPVTRAELLLYNLRHVQHHVGQLNLLLRQGTGSAPRYVMRAEE; from the coding sequence GTGCCAACGGATTGGCGCGAAATGATTTGGGGACAGTTCGGTGCGAGTATCGATATGCTGGAGAATGCCGTGTTGGCCTGCCCCGAAGGCGTGTGGTCTGCGTCTTCGGAAAAGCCACGCTGGAAGGAACGTGATGTTGCTGGGTTTTGGTATGTCGTCTATCACACGCTTTTCTGGCTCGATCGCTATCTGACCAATCCACCCACGGATTTCATCCCGAGGGCACCTTTCACGTTGGATGAATTGGACCCTGCGGGTATCCTACCGGAACGCGTCTACTCAAAGGATGAGATGTTACAGTACCTACAAGAGTGCCGTGAAAAGTGTCACGACACGATTATGTCTTTGAACGATGAAGATGTACGCGAACCGTGCGGTCTAGACTGGCTGCCTGTCACCCGCGCCGAATTGCTTCTCTACAATCTGCGGCACGTCCAGCATCATGTCGGGCAATTAAATCTGCTTCTCCGGCAAGGAACTGGCTCGGCGCCGAGATACGTGATGAGAGCCGAGGAGTAA
- a CDS encoding GNAT family N-acetyltransferase, with amino-acid sequence MIRSFNNADAEYMVNSHYDIYQREYGYDLSFKEFIENSVNDFVDTADRNCEHIWILDLEGKQRGSIGLTRVNEATAQLRLFLIDPEARGFGFGGKLVKQAIDFARSNKYKKIILWTNSDLKSARHLYNRFGFKLVERKTSTLSNQILTEERWELPLQDY; translated from the coding sequence ATGATACGTTCATTTAACAATGCAGATGCGGAGTATATGGTTAATTCTCATTATGATATCTATCAGCGAGAATACGGTTACGACCTTTCGTTTAAGGAGTTCATTGAAAACAGTGTTAATGACTTCGTGGACACAGCTGATAGGAATTGTGAGCACATCTGGATTCTTGATTTAGAAGGTAAGCAGCGGGGTTCAATTGGATTGACAAGAGTAAATGAGGCCACTGCACAACTGAGGCTGTTCCTTATTGACCCGGAAGCCCGTGGTTTCGGTTTCGGTGGCAAATTAGTGAAACAAGCCATTGATTTTGCCCGTAGCAACAAGTACAAAAAGATAATCTTGTGGACGAATAGCGATTTAAAATCAGCAAGACATTTGTATAACAGATTTGGTTTTAAATTAGTCGAACGAAAAACCAGTACATTATCAAATCAAATCCTAACCGAGGAACGTTGGGAACTACCTCTTCAAGATTATTAG
- a CDS encoding HD-GYP domain-containing protein: MNELRIIGSKVETSVQEASFQFANVEASLMTRTPYYEMIRHHLKKGAYWSLVPSSKQGMAESCTVETGEVEVHVQGDTYRLYETDVLSLIDLAEFVVFHAVRDTTLIYLSSQPVYDPYFELVGKIQKLAVEIELKDGYTSRHCSRIMEWSLAVGRELGLSPERLYHLQHGAFFHDVGKVAIPNEILGKPGRLTAEEWEIMKTHPLRGSELLREIYSDQLSEPSVIVEQHHERYDGSGYPFGLRGDEIHIGAAIVAVVDSYDAMTTNRIYQRAKPPQQALQEIKQLSGQLYDPRVVDAFCKVIERDAEIVRLAADR; this comes from the coding sequence ATGAATGAATTGAGAATTATCGGCAGCAAAGTGGAAACAAGCGTACAGGAAGCCAGTTTTCAGTTTGCAAACGTAGAGGCATCCCTCATGACCCGAACACCATACTACGAGATGATTCGGCATCACCTGAAAAAGGGTGCATATTGGTCTTTGGTACCCAGTTCCAAACAAGGCATGGCCGAGAGTTGTACCGTGGAGACGGGGGAAGTGGAAGTACATGTCCAGGGCGACACCTACCGGCTGTATGAGACGGATGTGCTGTCCCTTATCGATTTAGCTGAGTTTGTCGTTTTTCACGCAGTTCGCGACACGACACTCATCTATCTGTCTTCCCAGCCAGTTTATGATCCATATTTTGAGCTTGTGGGCAAAATTCAGAAGCTGGCTGTCGAGATCGAGTTGAAAGACGGATATACATCTCGCCACTGTTCTCGCATTATGGAGTGGTCGTTGGCTGTCGGACGTGAGTTGGGGCTATCACCGGAGCGACTATATCACTTGCAACATGGCGCTTTTTTTCACGATGTAGGGAAAGTCGCGATTCCAAATGAGATACTTGGGAAGCCTGGTCGACTGACAGCGGAAGAGTGGGAGATCATGAAGACTCATCCGCTTCGTGGCAGTGAATTGCTGCGTGAAATTTACTCTGACCAGTTGTCTGAGCCGAGCGTGATCGTGGAGCAACATCATGAGCGGTATGATGGGTCTGGGTACCCGTTTGGGTTGCGGGGAGATGAGATTCATATTGGGGCTGCGATTGTTGCGGTGGTCGATTCATATGATGCAATGACAACGAATCGTATTTATCAACGGGCGAAACCTCCGCAGCAAGCGTTACAGGAAATAAAACAACTGTCCGGCCAGTTATATGATCCTCGGGTTGTCGACGCTTTCTGCAAAGTGATTGAGCGTGACGCTGAGATCGTAAGGCTTGCGGCGGATCGATAA
- a CDS encoding NAD(P)H-dependent flavin oxidoreductase, translated as MSSMRNLARQLNMTYPIIQAGMAGGITTPDLVAAVSEGGGLGTIGAGYLSPTQLKQAIEQVRAKTKKPFGVNLFVPHDYTVQPDSIRHMNEYLNRYRRELGMDAVSSLPTEYAPDFDEQFDVILAEHIPIFSFTFGLLAKEQIAKLHAIGTFVIGTATSVGEAMALEQLGVDAIVAQGSEAGGHRGGFEGQNSGFLVGTMALVPQIADNVSIPVIASGGIMDGRGLAAAMALGAAAVQMGTAFLTCPEAGTNPSYRQALLNHTEEDTRITTAYSGKPARGIETSFVKEMDQYVGSIPDYPVQNALTRDIRQAESLLSCKLATNDGETT; from the coding sequence ATGAGCTCGATGCGAAACTTAGCGCGTCAGTTAAACATGACATACCCAATCATCCAGGCCGGGATGGCCGGCGGGATCACTACGCCAGATTTAGTCGCGGCCGTTTCAGAAGGCGGAGGCTTGGGAACTATCGGAGCAGGCTACTTGTCGCCAACGCAACTAAAACAGGCAATTGAACAAGTACGGGCTAAAACCAAAAAACCGTTCGGTGTCAACTTGTTCGTTCCCCACGACTACACGGTCCAGCCGGATTCCATTCGACACATGAACGAGTACCTAAATCGTTATAGACGAGAACTGGGCATGGATGCCGTATCCTCTCTACCAACCGAATACGCGCCAGACTTTGATGAACAATTTGACGTGATCCTCGCCGAACACATTCCAATTTTCAGTTTCACATTTGGATTGCTCGCAAAGGAGCAAATTGCGAAACTCCATGCCATCGGAACATTTGTCATAGGAACAGCCACCAGTGTCGGAGAAGCCATGGCTTTGGAACAGCTAGGCGTTGATGCTATCGTTGCTCAAGGCAGTGAAGCTGGCGGACACCGCGGTGGGTTCGAGGGGCAAAACAGCGGCTTCCTAGTGGGCACGATGGCGCTCGTGCCACAAATCGCGGACAACGTGTCCATTCCGGTCATCGCGTCCGGTGGAATCATGGATGGACGGGGCTTGGCGGCAGCCATGGCCCTAGGAGCGGCGGCTGTCCAGATGGGCACAGCATTTTTGACTTGCCCCGAAGCGGGGACGAATCCCTCGTACCGACAGGCACTTCTGAACCACACGGAGGAAGACACTCGCATCACAACAGCGTACTCGGGGAAGCCTGCCCGGGGGATTGAAACGAGTTTTGTAAAGGAGATGGATCAATATGTTGGATCCATCCCGGATTATCCGGTCCAAAATGCCCTGACACGTGACATTCGTCAAGCAGAGTCACTGCTCTCGTGCAAGTTGGCAACCAACGATGGCGAGACAACCTAA
- a CDS encoding YwbE family protein, whose amino-acid sequence MKNGQNRKDIRAGLEVDIVLKQDQRTGKLTRGIVKDILTNSPTHHRGIKVRLQDGQIGRVQHIIDTE is encoded by the coding sequence ATGAAAAACGGCCAGAACCGCAAAGACATCCGTGCCGGTCTTGAAGTGGATATCGTCTTGAAACAGGACCAGCGCACAGGCAAATTAACGCGAGGAATTGTCAAGGACATCCTCACGAATTCACCTACGCACCATCGGGGAATCAAAGTTCGTCTGCAAGACGGTCAAATTGGCCGCGTTCAGCACATTATTGACACCGAATAA
- a CDS encoding ABC-F family ATPase: protein MIRVKDLSVSFGSRILFEDVNLSFDEGNRYGLIGANGSGKSTFMKILVGDFEPSTGSVSIAPGLRVGVLRQDHYQYDECTVLDTVLMGHPELWEVMQERNRLYSLPEMSEEEGMRVGELESAFADMDGYSAEYFAAELLEGLGIPVEKHGDLMSSMIGGFKLRVLLAQVLFGRPDVLLLDEPTNHLDLHTIRWLENFLLDHKGTMIIISHDRHFLNTVCTHMVDVDYKKISMFSGNYDYFVAASTLAREQLLAENSRNLDKIAELRDFVQRFSANKSKAKQATSRQKQIEKIEIQEIRPSSRVSPYIKFTSKQALGKQVVSAKDVRKSFDDLDVLKGITLDILGGEKVAVIGVNGIGKTTLLNTLMGELEPDTGQVTWGQSAQATYFTQDHNETIPKDTTVYEWLRSFDPEADEQTIRSILGRMLFSKDEVHKSTEVLSGGETARLMLGKMLLLQGNVLVLDEPTNHLDLESIDALTKALKEFDGSVIFVSHARQLVTDVANRILELTPQGVIDFRGSYDEYLEKRDALMAL, encoded by the coding sequence ATGATTCGAGTGAAAGATCTTTCGGTTTCGTTTGGGAGCCGGATTTTGTTTGAAGATGTCAATCTCAGTTTTGATGAAGGCAACCGCTACGGTTTGATTGGTGCGAACGGATCGGGAAAGTCGACATTCATGAAGATTCTCGTTGGGGACTTTGAACCGAGTACGGGCAGCGTGAGCATTGCGCCTGGTCTGCGCGTGGGTGTTTTGCGCCAGGATCACTACCAGTACGATGAGTGCACGGTCCTCGACACCGTCCTGATGGGCCACCCAGAACTTTGGGAAGTCATGCAAGAGCGCAACCGACTCTACTCGCTGCCTGAAATGTCGGAAGAAGAGGGCATGCGTGTCGGCGAACTCGAGAGCGCGTTTGCCGATATGGATGGGTATTCTGCTGAATATTTCGCCGCCGAGCTCTTGGAAGGCCTCGGGATTCCCGTGGAGAAGCATGGCGATTTGATGAGTTCGATGATCGGCGGATTCAAGCTGCGCGTCTTGCTCGCCCAAGTGCTGTTTGGCCGTCCTGACGTGTTACTGCTCGACGAGCCCACGAACCACTTGGACTTGCACACCATTCGTTGGTTGGAGAACTTCTTGCTCGATCACAAAGGTACCATGATCATCATCTCTCACGACAGGCACTTTTTGAACACGGTTTGCACCCACATGGTAGACGTTGATTACAAGAAAATCTCGATGTTCTCGGGAAATTACGACTACTTTGTCGCAGCAAGCACCTTGGCGCGTGAGCAGTTACTTGCGGAAAATTCGAGAAATCTCGACAAGATTGCTGAGCTGCGCGATTTTGTTCAGCGATTTTCGGCGAACAAGAGTAAGGCGAAGCAGGCGACGAGTCGGCAGAAGCAAATTGAGAAGATCGAAATCCAGGAAATTCGCCCCTCTTCTCGCGTGTCGCCGTATATTAAGTTCACTTCCAAGCAAGCACTCGGTAAACAGGTTGTGTCGGCGAAAGATGTCCGTAAATCGTTTGACGATCTCGACGTTCTAAAAGGTATTACACTGGACATTCTCGGCGGGGAAAAAGTGGCTGTCATCGGTGTCAACGGGATCGGTAAAACGACGCTCTTGAACACGCTCATGGGCGAGCTGGAACCCGATACAGGACAAGTTACCTGGGGACAGTCTGCACAGGCAACCTATTTCACGCAGGACCACAACGAAACGATTCCAAAAGACACGACTGTCTATGAGTGGCTCCGCAGTTTCGATCCGGAAGCAGATGAACAGACGATTCGCAGCATTCTAGGCCGCATGCTCTTCTCGAAGGACGAAGTGCACAAGTCCACTGAAGTGTTATCGGGTGGAGAGACGGCCCGCTTGATGCTTGGCAAAATGCTCCTGTTGCAGGGCAATGTACTTGTTCTCGACGAACCGACGAACCACTTGGATTTGGAATCCATCGATGCTCTGACGAAGGCGCTTAAGGAATTCGACGGGTCAGTAATTTTTGTGTCGCACGCTCGTCAATTGGTCACAGACGTGGCGAATCGAATTCTGGAATTGACGCCGCAGGGCGTGATCGACTTCCGTGGGTCATACGACGAGTACCTTGAAAAGCGCGATGCACTGATGGCGCTGTGA
- a CDS encoding DEAD/DEAH box helicase: MANFSELNLSEPVLKSLSSMGFESATDIQSQAIPVALSGQDVIGQAQTGTGKTVAFGIPIVETVAREDTNIQAVILTPTRELCIQVAEEISKVGGFKGIRTLAIYGGQDIGRQIRSLRNHPQVIVATPGRLMDHMNRRTVKLDHIRIAVLDEADEMLDMGFVEDIETILAACPSERQTMLFSATMKPGVKSLARKFMRDFVLVSVKATEVTVPTIEQDYYEVPEPQKLDVLTRLLDIQNPELAIVFGRTKRRVDELSNALQTRGYMADGLHGDLSQKQRDTVMGKFREGGLEVLVATDVAARGLDVSGVTHVYNFDIPQDIDSYVHRIGRTGRAGKSGIASTFVTPREIDHLHQIERMTKHKINRRPLPTFTEAKVSKQRIAMEQLLDACEDENLSGFKSLAEEVLEGHDSLTVVSAAIKLLTKGTNEVPIKLTAEQPIRIRSPKNRERGGYRGDRHREGYRHPRGGHVRGRSRHQG, translated from the coding sequence ATGGCAAATTTTTCAGAACTAAATTTGAGTGAACCTGTTCTCAAGTCCTTATCGAGTATGGGATTTGAGTCAGCTACTGATATTCAATCGCAAGCGATTCCAGTTGCTTTGTCGGGTCAGGACGTGATCGGACAGGCTCAGACGGGCACGGGTAAAACGGTTGCGTTCGGCATCCCGATAGTTGAAACAGTGGCGCGCGAAGATACGAACATTCAAGCAGTCATTCTTACGCCGACCCGCGAGTTGTGTATTCAAGTTGCCGAGGAAATCAGCAAAGTGGGCGGTTTTAAGGGTATTCGGACGTTAGCTATTTATGGTGGTCAGGACATTGGACGCCAGATTCGTAGTTTACGGAATCATCCGCAGGTCATCGTTGCGACTCCGGGTCGCCTCATGGACCATATGAATCGCAGAACGGTAAAACTCGATCACATCCGCATCGCTGTACTTGACGAAGCGGATGAAATGTTGGATATGGGATTCGTAGAAGATATCGAGACGATTCTCGCAGCGTGCCCGTCAGAACGGCAGACTATGTTGTTTTCCGCCACGATGAAGCCTGGTGTCAAGAGTTTGGCTCGCAAGTTCATGCGGGACTTTGTACTCGTTTCCGTCAAGGCGACGGAAGTGACGGTGCCGACTATTGAACAGGACTACTACGAGGTTCCGGAGCCGCAGAAACTGGATGTGCTAACGCGTCTGCTCGATATTCAAAATCCGGAGCTTGCCATTGTCTTCGGTCGAACGAAGCGGCGTGTCGATGAGTTGTCCAATGCGCTGCAAACTCGCGGCTACATGGCGGATGGACTCCATGGGGACCTGAGTCAAAAGCAGCGCGACACCGTGATGGGGAAATTCCGCGAGGGAGGGCTCGAAGTCCTCGTTGCCACCGACGTTGCAGCCCGTGGGTTGGACGTGTCTGGTGTGACTCATGTGTACAACTTCGATATTCCGCAGGACATTGACAGTTACGTTCATCGTATCGGTCGGACGGGACGTGCGGGAAAGAGCGGTATCGCGTCGACGTTTGTGACGCCGCGCGAGATCGATCACCTACATCAAATCGAGCGAATGACCAAGCACAAAATAAATCGTCGTCCGTTGCCGACGTTTACCGAGGCGAAAGTCAGCAAGCAGCGAATTGCAATGGAACAGCTGCTCGATGCATGTGAAGATGAGAATTTGAGCGGATTCAAGAGCCTCGCAGAGGAAGTGCTTGAAGGACATGATTCACTCACTGTCGTTTCTGCAGCAATCAAGTTGTTGACGAAGGGAACCAACGAGGTTCCCATTAAGCTCACGGCGGAACAGCCGATTCGGATTCGGAGTCCGAAAAATCGCGAGCGCGGTGGTTATCGAGGTGACAGACATCGCGAGGGTTACCGGCATCCCAGAGGCGGGCATGTTCGAGGCCGCAGTCGCCACCAAGGGTAA
- a CDS encoding amino acid permease, with translation MTILKFIVPALTIVVLLFSLRIANFSSHGFAPFGFSGVETAISTGGVMFAYLGLQPIVSVASEAKNPQRTIPIALIVSVLLSAIIYVVLQVAFIGAIPADNPSWGTLIDVVSDALVLTYALAPISAYAFRRNAPDVPRPFFLRGMTVIGPVAFIIASLIVYWTGWSVDSWLLGSQLVMFIIYLLARKKVPTKAVSFTQQVKSSWWLVFYYAAIILVSYLGNFGGIGAIKGVWDQVLIGVIALITYYWGGHTGLPKAILDEEDIDDGTTA, from the coding sequence ATGACCATACTTAAGTTCATCGTGCCCGCACTGACCATTGTCGTTTTGCTTTTCAGTTTGAGAATTGCTAACTTCAGTTCCCACGGATTCGCACCATTCGGGTTCTCAGGGGTCGAGACAGCCATCTCGACAGGCGGCGTCATGTTCGCATACTTGGGCCTGCAACCCATTGTGTCCGTTGCCAGCGAGGCCAAGAACCCACAGCGCACGATACCCATCGCGCTTATCGTTTCTGTGCTTCTATCTGCAATTATCTATGTAGTCCTACAGGTCGCTTTTATCGGTGCGATTCCCGCGGACAATCCGTCCTGGGGGACACTCATCGATGTTGTCTCTGACGCGCTCGTTCTCACCTACGCGCTTGCACCGATCTCGGCCTACGCCTTCCGAAGGAACGCACCCGACGTTCCGCGACCATTTTTCCTGCGGGGGATGACTGTCATTGGACCCGTGGCCTTCATCATCGCGAGCCTCATCGTCTACTGGACCGGCTGGAGTGTTGACTCCTGGTTGCTCGGCTCCCAATTGGTCATGTTTATTATCTACCTGTTGGCGCGCAAAAAAGTCCCCACAAAAGCGGTCTCTTTCACGCAACAGGTCAAATCCTCATGGTGGCTTGTATTTTACTACGCCGCTATCATCCTCGTTTCCTATCTCGGCAACTTTGGTGGAATTGGCGCCATTAAGGGCGTCTGGGATCAAGTACTCATTGGTGTGATCGCACTGATCACCTACTATTGGGGTGGTCATACAGGTCTACCCAAAGCAATTCTTGACGAGGAAGACATCGACGACGGCACAACGGCTTGA